Proteins encoded by one window of Immundisolibacter sp.:
- the rpsH gene encoding 30S ribosomal protein S8 has protein sequence MTIMDPIADMLTRVRNALQRRHAEVAMPSSKLKLSLAAVFKAEGYISDFAVTERDGRPILTITLKYAEGKPAIQSLRRASRPGLRMYRGKDELPRVLGGYGVAIVSTAQGVMSDRAARRAGVGGEVLCLVA, from the coding sequence ATGACCATCATGGATCCAATCGCCGACATGCTGACGCGGGTACGAAATGCGCTGCAGCGGCGTCATGCCGAAGTTGCAATGCCCTCCTCGAAGCTGAAGCTGTCGCTGGCGGCGGTGTTCAAGGCGGAAGGCTACATCAGTGATTTCGCCGTGACCGAGCGTGACGGGCGGCCGATTTTGACGATTACTCTGAAATACGCCGAGGGCAAACCGGCGATTCAAAGCCTGCGCCGGGCGAGCCGCCCGGGGCTTCGCATGTATCGCGGCAAGGATGAATTGCCCCGCGTCCTGGGCGGTTACGGCGTGGCCATCGTGTCAACGGCCCAGGGTGTGATGTCCGACCGGGCAGCGCGCCGCGCTGGTGTGGGCGGTGAAGTGTTGTGCCTGGTTGCCTGA
- the rpsN gene encoding 30S ribosomal protein S14: MAKTSVINRNEKRALLVRKYAARRAVLKTAASNIKLSEDERMAAQMALQKLPRDSSTVRLVSRCQATGRAHGVYRKFGLARSKLREASMRGDVPGMVKASW, encoded by the coding sequence GTGGCAAAGACTTCCGTGATCAATCGCAATGAAAAACGGGCCTTGCTGGTGCGTAAATACGCAGCGCGGCGGGCGGTGCTCAAGACTGCCGCCTCGAACATCAAGCTGTCCGAGGACGAGCGCATGGCCGCGCAGATGGCGCTGCAAAAGCTGCCCCGGGACTCAAGCACGGTGCGGCTGGTCAGTCGCTGTCAGGCGACCGGTCGGGCGCATGGTGTTTATCGTAAGTTTGGCTTGGCGCGCAGCAAGTTGCGCGAAGCCTCCATGCGCGGCGATGTGCCGGGCATGGTCAAGGCCAGCTGGTAA
- the rplE gene encoding 50S ribosomal protein L5 — MNRLEQHYKEVVVPRLQAELGIDNIMSVPRLVKITLNMGVGEAAADKKALDAALADMTLITGQKPLTTRARRAVASFKIREGMPIGCKVTLRRQRMYEFLDRFISIAAPRIRDFRGLSPRGFDGRGNYSVGLTEQIIFPEIDYDKIDKVRGLDVSIGTTALNDEHGRALLAAFNFPFRA; from the coding sequence ATGAACAGGCTGGAACAGCATTACAAAGAAGTGGTTGTGCCCCGATTGCAGGCAGAACTGGGGATCGACAACATCATGTCGGTACCGCGCTTGGTCAAAATCACCCTCAACATGGGTGTTGGCGAAGCAGCAGCGGACAAAAAGGCCCTGGACGCGGCGCTCGCGGATATGACTTTGATCACCGGCCAGAAGCCGTTGACGACCCGGGCTCGCAGGGCGGTCGCGAGTTTCAAGATTCGCGAGGGCATGCCCATCGGTTGCAAGGTGACCCTGCGCCGCCAACGCATGTATGAGTTCCTGGATCGTTTTATCAGTATCGCGGCGCCGCGTATTCGCGATTTTCGCGGCCTGTCGCCGCGTGGATTCGATGGACGCGGCAACTACAGCGTTGGCTTGACCGAGCAGATCATCTTTCCCGAGATCGACTACGACAAGATCGACAAAGTGCGTGGGCTCGACGTTTCGATCGGCACCACCGCACTGAATGACGAGCATGGCCGGGCATTGCTGGCAGCGTTCAATTTTCCGTTCCGAGCCTGA
- the rplX gene encoding 50S ribosomal protein L24, with translation MRKIKRGDEVIVITGRDKGKRGQVVRMAGAEKLVVEGINVVKKHVKPNPTQGQPGGILEREMPLQVSNVAYYNKATERADRIGFRVLEDGRKVRFTKSNGEVID, from the coding sequence ATGCGCAAGATTAAACGGGGTGACGAAGTCATCGTGATCACCGGTCGCGACAAGGGCAAGCGCGGCCAGGTGGTGCGCATGGCTGGGGCCGAGAAATTGGTGGTCGAAGGCATTAACGTGGTCAAGAAGCACGTCAAGCCAAACCCGACGCAAGGTCAGCCTGGGGGCATTCTGGAGAGGGAAATGCCGTTGCAGGTGTCCAACGTCGCCTATTACAACAAGGCCACGGAACGTGCCGACCGTATCGGGTTCCGGGTGCTGGAAGACGGGCGCAAGGTGCGCTTTACCAAATCCAACGGCGAGGTGATCGACTGA
- the rplN gene encoding 50S ribosomal protein L14 produces MIQMQSHLDVADNSGARRVMCIKVLGGSKRRYANVGDVIRVSIKDAIPRGRVKKGEVYRAVVVRTVSGVRRSDGSKIRFDSNAVVLLNNQGAPIGTRIFGPVTRELRTEQFMRLVSLAPEVL; encoded by the coding sequence ATGATCCAGATGCAAAGCCACCTTGATGTGGCGGATAACAGTGGCGCCCGGCGCGTGATGTGCATCAAGGTGCTTGGGGGCTCCAAGCGCCGCTACGCCAATGTTGGCGATGTTATTCGCGTCAGCATCAAGGACGCTATCCCGCGTGGCCGGGTGAAGAAAGGTGAGGTGTACCGGGCCGTGGTGGTGCGTACGGTCAGCGGGGTGCGCCGCAGCGATGGATCGAAGATTCGCTTCGATAGCAACGCCGTGGTGTTGCTCAATAACCAGGGCGCGCCGATTGGCACCCGTATTTTTGGGCCGGTGACGCGCGAACTGCGCACCGAGCAGTTCATGCGTCTGGTGTCCCTGGCACCGGAAGTGCTGTGA
- the rpsQ gene encoding 30S ribosomal protein S17, which yields MSEKQDIRRTVVGRVVSDKMQKSISVLVETREQHPIYKKYVRRSSRFHAHDASDEGRIGDLVRIEECRPISKTKTWRLVEVIERVAG from the coding sequence ATGAGTGAAAAGCAGGATATCCGTCGCACGGTGGTCGGCCGGGTGGTGAGCGACAAGATGCAAAAATCCATCAGCGTGCTGGTGGAGACGCGTGAGCAACATCCGATCTATAAAAAGTACGTTCGCCGCTCGAGCAGGTTCCATGCGCACGATGCCTCCGACGAGGGACGCATCGGTGATCTGGTGCGAATCGAGGAGTGCCGTCCGATTTCCAAGACCAAGACCTGGCGTCTGGTCGAGGTGATCGAGCGCGTGGCCGGCTGA
- the rpmC gene encoding 50S ribosomal protein L29 — MRGKTAVELNQKLTELHREHLNLRVQRATGQLANASRFRALRREVARVMTILNEQASRASA, encoded by the coding sequence ATGCGCGGTAAAACCGCGGTGGAACTGAACCAGAAGCTGACCGAGTTGCATCGTGAGCACCTGAACCTGCGCGTTCAGCGGGCCACCGGGCAACTGGCCAACGCATCGCGGTTTCGCGCCTTGCGGCGCGAGGTAGCGCGCGTTATGACGATTCTTAACGAACAGGCTTCGCGGGCAAGCGCATGA
- the rplP gene encoding 50S ribosomal protein L16 produces the protein MLQPKRTKFRKQFKGRNRGLALVGNSVSFGEFGLKAITRGRITARQIEAARRAISRHVRRGGKIWIRIFPDKPISKKPLEVRMGKGKGAVEYWVAEVKPGKVLYEMEGVDETVAREALALAAAKLSVRTTFVKRGLAA, from the coding sequence ATGTTGCAACCTAAGCGGACTAAATTCCGCAAACAATTCAAAGGCCGCAACCGGGGTTTGGCCCTGGTTGGCAATAGCGTGAGCTTTGGCGAGTTCGGACTGAAGGCAATCACGCGCGGGCGCATTACCGCCCGTCAGATTGAGGCGGCGCGGCGCGCTATCAGCCGTCACGTTCGTCGTGGCGGCAAGATATGGATTCGCATCTTCCCGGACAAGCCAATTTCCAAGAAACCCCTGGAAGTGCGCATGGGCAAGGGGAAGGGCGCGGTCGAGTATTGGGTCGCCGAAGTGAAGCCCGGTAAGGTGTTGTACGAAATGGAAGGTGTGGACGAGACGGTCGCCCGTGAGGCGCTGGCCCTGGCGGCAGCCAAGCTGTCGGTACGTACCACCTTTGTTAAACGAGGGCTGGCAGCGTGA
- the rpsC gene encoding 30S ribosomal protein S3: protein MGQKVHPTGIRLGIVKDHTSRWYAQGRAYAANLNTDLAVRALLRKQLAHASVSRIDIERPAQNARVVIHTARPGIVIGKKGDDIEKLRKLVGERMGIPVHISVEEIRRPELDAYLVAESVAQQLERRIMFRRAMRRAVTNAMRLHAQGIRINVGGRLNGAEIARSEWYREGRVPLHTFRANIDYGTAEAKTTYGIIGVKVWIYKGDGAEAAEGAAANAPAV, encoded by the coding sequence ATGGGTCAGAAAGTTCACCCCACCGGCATACGGCTGGGGATAGTCAAGGATCACACCTCGCGCTGGTACGCGCAGGGGCGCGCGTACGCTGCCAATCTGAACACGGATCTGGCGGTGAGGGCACTGCTGCGCAAGCAGCTGGCGCACGCCTCGGTCAGTCGTATCGACATTGAGCGGCCGGCGCAAAACGCCCGCGTGGTCATCCACACGGCGCGTCCGGGCATTGTCATCGGTAAGAAAGGTGACGACATCGAGAAGCTGCGCAAGCTGGTCGGTGAGCGTATGGGTATTCCGGTCCACATCAGTGTGGAAGAGATTCGCCGCCCGGAACTGGATGCCTATCTGGTAGCCGAGAGCGTGGCCCAGCAGCTCGAGCGGCGGATCATGTTCCGGCGCGCCATGCGCCGGGCGGTAACCAATGCCATGCGTTTGCATGCCCAGGGGATCCGAATCAACGTCGGGGGCCGTTTGAATGGCGCCGAAATCGCGCGCAGCGAGTGGTACCGGGAAGGCCGGGTACCACTGCATACCTTTCGCGCGAACATTGATTACGGCACCGCGGAAGCCAAGACCACCTACGGCATCATCGGCGTGAAGGTGTGGATTTATAAGGGCGACGGGGCGGAGGCAGCCGAAGGCGCCGCCGCCAACGCGCCAGCCGTCTGA
- the rplV gene encoding 50S ribosomal protein L22 has translation METFALMRNAHISAQKSRLVADQVRGLPVDKALQLLRFSTKKAAHLVKKVVESAIANAEHNDGADVDELRIAAVCVDEGPSLKRFHARARGRGNRITKRTCHIKVVVSDQKKAKG, from the coding sequence ATGGAAACTTTTGCATTGATGCGAAATGCCCACATTTCGGCCCAGAAGAGTCGTTTGGTTGCCGATCAGGTACGCGGATTGCCTGTTGACAAGGCGCTGCAACTGCTCAGGTTCAGCACCAAGAAAGCAGCGCATCTGGTAAAAAAAGTGGTCGAATCAGCGATCGCGAACGCCGAGCACAATGACGGTGCCGACGTGGATGAGCTGCGTATCGCAGCCGTGTGCGTGGACGAGGGGCCGTCGTTGAAGCGCTTCCATGCCCGTGCACGCGGGCGGGGTAACCGCATCACCAAACGAACCTGTCACATCAAGGTCGTCGTCAGCGACCAGAAAAAGGCCAAGGGCTAA
- the rpsS gene encoding 30S ribosomal protein S19: MPRSVKKGPFIDLHLLHKVEQTVATGTRKPIKTWSRRSTVLPDMVGLTIAVHNGRQHVPVLVNENMVGHKLGEFVPTRTYRGHVADRKTR, from the coding sequence GTGCCCAGATCCGTAAAGAAAGGACCGTTCATCGACCTGCATTTGTTGCACAAGGTCGAGCAGACAGTAGCCACCGGTACGCGCAAGCCGATCAAGACCTGGTCGCGCCGCTCTACCGTGCTGCCCGACATGGTCGGGTTGACCATTGCCGTGCATAACGGCCGGCAGCACGTGCCGGTTTTGGTCAACGAGAACATGGTCGGGCACAAGCTTGGCGAGTTCGTGCCAACGCGGACTTACCGCGGGCATGTCGCTGACCGCAAGACGCGCTGA